One genomic window of Bradyrhizobium sp. B124 includes the following:
- a CDS encoding FecR family protein, whose translation MNSRHSFFSLLALGLAVALTAHPVQAQTRVGEAAMVKNEVVRVAAATTPIIVGDALLRDETVRTGLESAARLVMADSTNLSLGPNASLKLDRTVFDDEHHYRDVAIRLTSGAFRFVTGHSNKAAYTITTPLATIGVRGTVLDILSQRGKTTVVLQEGASTVCTSNRQCIDLTQPGDTAIITSSGGRTTIQKTNNPPWTFAATCTQAAGLCTVTQFADASPVTPPVDDPTGMLCGR comes from the coding sequence ATGAATTCGCGCCACAGCTTTTTCTCCTTACTTGCACTCGGTCTTGCGGTCGCATTGACGGCTCATCCCGTTCAGGCGCAGACGCGCGTCGGCGAAGCGGCCATGGTGAAGAACGAGGTCGTCCGCGTTGCGGCCGCGACCACGCCGATCATCGTCGGCGACGCGCTGCTGCGCGATGAGACCGTGCGCACCGGTCTCGAGAGCGCCGCGCGGCTGGTGATGGCCGACAGCACCAACCTGTCGCTCGGACCGAATGCCTCGCTCAAGCTCGATCGCACCGTGTTCGACGACGAGCATCACTATCGCGATGTAGCGATCCGCCTGACCTCGGGAGCGTTCCGCTTCGTCACCGGCCACTCGAACAAGGCCGCCTACACGATCACGACGCCGCTTGCGACCATCGGCGTTCGCGGCACGGTGCTCGACATCCTGTCGCAGCGCGGCAAGACCACCGTGGTGTTGCAGGAAGGCGCATCGACGGTGTGTACGTCGAACCGGCAATGCATCGATCTGACGCAGCCCGGCGACACCGCGATCATCACCTCGAGCGGCGGCCGCACCACGATCCAGAAGACCAACAACCCGCCATGGACCTTCGCCGCGACCTGCACCCAGGCCGCAGGCCTCTGCACCGTCACCCAGTTCGCGGATGCCTCGCCGGTGACGCCGCCGGTCGACGACCCGACCGGCATGCTGTGCGGACGGTGA